GGAAAACGTAAAACCGTTGGTTCAGGGCGTAAAACTGCAGAAAAAAAAGGAATTAAAGAAGCGGCAAAAGAATAAATTTCAGATAAAAATTTCACGGAGGAATAATTTTCATGACGGAAGAAAAAAAGGCGCCTGTTGCTCATAAAAGAAAGATAAGGTTTGGCGGGGGGGTGGCAAAAGCCTATATACAATCTTCATTCAATAATACAATTGTAACAATTACGGATGAAAAAGGTTCTACCCTTGTTTGGGCGACCGCCGGTTCAAGCGGATTTAAAGGCACAAAGAAAGGGACTCCGTTTGCGGCTCAATTGACCGCTTCAAATGCAGCAAGAAAAGCGCTTGATGGCGGCGTAAAACAGGTAACCGTATTGGTTAACGGACCCGGACCCGGCAGAGAAACCGCAATCCGCGGTCTTCAGGCAGCAGGACTTGTTATTACAAGCATCAAAGATATAACACCGGTGCCGCACGATGGGTGCCGGCCGCCGAAAGCACGACGCGTATAAAATACTAACGGCGTTCAAGAGTTCACTAGTTCATAAGTTCACGAGTTAAAGGAAAAGACTTTAAAGAATGTGAAAATCCGTGAACACGTAAACTCGTGAACCCGTGAACATAGTTAGGAGGAAATAGATGTCAAGGTATTTAGGTTCAGTATGTAAAAATTGCCGAAGGGAAGGCGAAAAACTTTTCCTAAAAGGGGAACGTTGCTTAACAAAATGCACCCTTGATAGAAAGCGGGGGAAAAATGCTCCGGGCCAGCATGGCGCTCGAAGAGTAAAAGAATCAAATTATGCGCACCATTTAAGAGAGAAGCAAAAAGCCCGGCGAATATACGGATTGACGGAAGAACAATTTCGCCACTATTTCCATCGCGCAGAACGGATGAAAGGTTTGACAGGAGAAAATCTTCTGAAACTTTTGGAACTAAGGCTTGATAATATAGTATACAGGCTGGGGATCGCGCTTTCAAGAAAATTGTCCAGGCAGCTGGTTGGCCACGGACAAATATTGATAAATAATAGAAGAATAAACCTTCCTGGTTATCAAGTAAAAGTTGGCGATAAGATATCTTTGGACGAAAAGTTGAGGGAAAATGTTTTTATCAAGAAAGCGCTTGAGCGCAGCGAAAGATTTCCTTCCTGGCTTTCGTTTGATAAAGAAAAGATTACAGGTTCAATTTTGAATTTACCTGGAATTGACGAGTTTTCTCACCCGATAGATAGCCAATTGATCGTTGAATTATATTCAAAATAATAATAGCGGATAGCGGATAGCGTGGAGCGTATAGGAAAGGCGAAGACAAATACTAATAAAATGCAGGTGCCGATGTTTTTGTTTATTCTATACGCTATACGCTGTACGCTAGACGCTAATAATGTGAGGTTTTAGAATGAAAACACCAGAGTTAGAAAAGTTACGCAGGATTACCGTTGATGAAAAAACATCCATGCCTACCTATGCAAGGTTTACGGCAGAACCCTTTGAACGGGGTTATGGCCACACAATAGGAAGCGCTCTTACCAGAATTCTTCTTTCAAGTATTGAGGGGTCTGCAATTTCTTCAGTACGAATCAAAGGGGCGCTCCATGAGTTTGCCGTATTAAAAGGAGTGAAGGAAGATGTTGCGACCATTATACTGAATCTTAAAAAAATAAGGTTAAAAATGTTTTCCGGAGACAAAGAAACAATTTATCTTAAAGTAAAAAAAGAAGGGCCTGTAACAGCGAAAAATATTGAACCTAATGCTAATATAGAAATCCTTAATCCCGATCAGATCATTGCTAATCTTGATTACGGAACATCTCTTGAGATGGAAATGGAAGTGACCCGTGGAAAAGGATACGTTCTAGCGGATGAGAATAAGTCAGGGAAAGGATCTGCAAACACTATACTCTTAGATACGCTTTTTTCGCCGATATGGAAAGTAAATTATGAAGTTGAAAATACCAGAGTGGAACAAATAACTGATTACGATAAACTAATAATTGAAATATGGACGGACGGATCCGTCGTGCCTCAGGATGCCCTCGCCTATGCATCAAAAATTCTTAGAAATTCCGTAAGTATTTTTGCTGGCCCTGAGGAAGAAGAAGTGGCCGTAAAACTTGATCCTGAACAGGAAAAAATGAAAGCATTATTTTCCCAGCCTTTGGGCATTATGGATCTTTCCGTGCGTTCTTCAAATTGCCTTATTGGGTCAGGTTTAAAAACTGTCGGAGAGTTAGTTACTAAAACGGAAGAAGAAATTATGACGTTTAAGAATTTCGGGAAAAAATCGTTGGATGAAATTAAAGACAAATTAAAAGAGATGGGGCTGTCATTGGGAATGACCGGAGAAAGAAATGATCAAGAATTATAATCATAGAAAACTTGGACGGACATCGGCGCATAGAAAAGCTGTTTTAAGAAACCTTGCTACTTCTCTTTTTCTCTATGAAAAAATAAAGACCACCTTGCCGAAAGCAAAAGAATTGATCAGATATTCCGATCGTTTAATCTCATACGCAAGGCCGAACGACTTAAATGCTAAGAAGAAGCTCGCTGCAGAGATTAAAAATGAGGAAGTAAGAAAGAAAATAAGCGAAGTTCTCGTTCCCAGATATTCAAAAAGGCCAGGGGGATATGCTAGAATATATAAAATCGGAACAAGAGCTGGTGACCGCGCAGAGATGGCTATAGTAAAGTTAATGAGTTAGTATTGGAATAGGAAAAAATGTTTAACTATCTTTTCAGCCTTTTTTCAAATGATATGGGAATTGACCTGGGAACAGCGTCAGTCCTTGTTTATGTTAAAGGCCAGGGCATTGTCTTAAGAGAACCTTCGGTCGTAGCAATTGAAAAGGGAAGCAGGCGGGTTCTAGCTATCGGTACGGAAGCTAAAAGAATGATTGGCAAAACACCGGCCAATATAATTGCTGTAAGACCTTTAAGAAATGGAGTAATTGCTGATTTTGAAGTAACGGAAAGAATGATCCGTTACTTTATCAAAAAGGTTCATAACAGAAGAAGCCTTCTTCATCCAAGAATTGTGATAGGCGTTCCTTCCGGGATAACGGAAGTTGAAAGAAGAGCTGTAAGGGAATCGGCAGAACAGGCCGGTGCCCGGGAAGTTCATCTTATTGAAGAACCGATGGCAGCAGCGATCGGGGCAAATATTCCGATTCAGGAACCGGAAGGAAATATGATTGTGGACGTTGGCGGTGGAACCACGGAAGTGGCGGTTACGTCTATGGGCGGGATGGTGGTTTCAAAATCCATTGATGTCGCAGGCGATGAAATGGACGAGGCCGTAGTACTTTATTTTAGAAGAAAATATAATCTTTTAATCGGGGAAAATACTGCAGAAGAAGTTAAAATACGAATCGGCTCGGTTTTTCCTTTGCCCGAAGAAACAAGCATGGAAGTTAAAGGGCGCGACCAGGTTACCGGGCTTCCAAAAACAGTGAGTATAACTTCGGAAGAAGTCAGAGCGGCTCTTGCCGAACCAATGAGAGCAATAATAGAAGTAATACGCAATGCCCTAGAAGAAACTCCGGCGGAATTATCCGCCGATTTAGTTGACAGGGGAATAGTCTTAGCCGGGGGGGGGTCCTTGTTAAGGGGTTTTCCTGAACTTATTACGCAAGAAACTGAATTACCCGCGAATCTTGCTGAAGATCCTTTAACGTGCGTGGTTAGGGGTGCGGGAAAGTATTTGGAAGAACTTGATCATCTTCGTACATCCCGCAAAAAGCTAATTGATTAAACTGCCGGCCGGCGCCCATCTGGAAGGGTTTCCCCGCCCAGGGCGGGGATCCGCCGGGGCGGACAATTCCCATAAAAAAATGCAAGAAGAATATCTTCCCTCTCGCCGTTCCAACCTTATTTTTATCCTGCTTATAACAATAAATCTGTTTTTCCTTACTTCACACCTTAATGTCTACGTAAAAACATTAAAATATTTTCTCTATTATATTTTTAATCCAAGCCCGTCAGTTGCCGAAAAAGTGGTTGAATCAAGCGGCAACATATTAAAAAATATCAGCGAAATAGTTAATGTTCATCAGGAAAACGCTGTCTTAAGAAAAGAAATTGAAAAATATACCTATCTTGAAAAAGATTTTTTAAATATTTCGGGAGAAAATGAAAGACTTAAAAAAATATTGAATCTAGATTTTCCTATAAAATATAAACCTATAATTGCGCGGGTGATTGAACGCGAATCCTTGAGCTGGTTTGAGTGGATAAGCATTGACAAGGGGTATGAGGATGGTTTATATTCCGATGCGCCGGTTTTAGCATGGGCCGAGGAAAGATTAGTTGCGCTTGGGAGAGTATGGGAAGTTTATAGTAGGTCCGCAAAAATAATTCTTATTACTAATGTTCTTTGTTCGTTGCCCGTTGAAATAAAAGATACGAAGGAAGACGGGCTTATAGATGGCAAGAATAATAATATATTGCGGCTTAATTATCTTTTGCCTGAAAGTTTCCTAAAACCCGGGGATGAAGTAGTTACAAGCCCTATCAGCCAGGTTTTTCCCGCAGGGATAACGGTAGGTTACGTAAAGGAAATATTTGCTCCTGTAAAAACCAGCACTCTAAAAGAAGGAACGGTAAAACCGGCATTTATTTCAAATTCTTTAAAAATGGTTGCGGTTCTTATCTCGCGGCAGAAAGAGAAAAACGCCCAATGAGAAATTTTATTATTTATTTGTTCATCTACATATTTGCTACAGTAGTTCAGTTTAGCTGGGCAAAATATTTTGTTATTTTCGGTTTGTTCCCTAATATTATTCTTTTAATACTGTTGTTTATCGGATTGACCAGAGGTTCAACAGCAGGACAGCTGTTGGGCTTTTCCCTGGGACTAACATGGGATGTGTTGTCTGTGGATTTGTTCGGCAGCCATGCGTTTTTATGTACCGTTGTAGGATATCTTTCAGGAAAACTTGCCCGCAAGTGGGATGAATCAAAAATTGCAACTCAGGTTATTATAGCAGGCTTTGCTTCTGTCTTTTTTTGGCTGGGAATTGACATAACACGTATGATTTTTGGTGAAAATGCTCCGGGCATCAGATCTGATTATATAGTTATATTTCAAATTTTCTATAACATGCTTCTGGCTCCGATTATTTTTGGCATAGCGAAATTTATCGGATATTATTTTGTCAATAAAGAAACATTTGATTCTTTTTCCTAAAATAGCGGATGAATATAGGTTAAATTATGGTATGGCAGCGGGGAGACAGGCTTAATTACGAAGATTTTTTAGAGAAATATAGAATTGTTTTTTTGTGTTTTTTAGTGCTATTTGCTATTTTGTCAGCACGGCTTTTTTATCTCCAAGTTATAAAAGGAAACTATTTTAAAAGTTTATCTGACCAGCAGCATACAAATATTGTAATTGAAAGAGCGCCTCGCGGCGAAATATATGACTCAAAAGGCGACATAATCGTAAAAAATAGAACCACTTTTGT
The window above is part of the Elusimicrobiota bacterium genome. Proteins encoded here:
- the rpsK gene encoding 30S ribosomal protein S11 — protein: MTEEKKAPVAHKRKIRFGGGVAKAYIQSSFNNTIVTITDEKGSTLVWATAGSSGFKGTKKGTPFAAQLTASNAARKALDGGVKQVTVLVNGPGPGRETAIRGLQAAGLVITSIKDITPVPHDGCRPPKARRV
- the rpsD gene encoding 30S ribosomal protein S4, which gives rise to MSRYLGSVCKNCRREGEKLFLKGERCLTKCTLDRKRGKNAPGQHGARRVKESNYAHHLREKQKARRIYGLTEEQFRHYFHRAERMKGLTGENLLKLLELRLDNIVYRLGIALSRKLSRQLVGHGQILINNRRINLPGYQVKVGDKISLDEKLRENVFIKKALERSERFPSWLSFDKEKITGSILNLPGIDEFSHPIDSQLIVELYSK
- a CDS encoding DNA-directed RNA polymerase subunit alpha; protein product: MKTPELEKLRRITVDEKTSMPTYARFTAEPFERGYGHTIGSALTRILLSSIEGSAISSVRIKGALHEFAVLKGVKEDVATIILNLKKIRLKMFSGDKETIYLKVKKEGPVTAKNIEPNANIEILNPDQIIANLDYGTSLEMEMEVTRGKGYVLADENKSGKGSANTILLDTLFSPIWKVNYEVENTRVEQITDYDKLIIEIWTDGSVVPQDALAYASKILRNSVSIFAGPEEEEVAVKLDPEQEKMKALFSQPLGIMDLSVRSSNCLIGSGLKTVGELVTKTEEEIMTFKNFGKKSLDEIKDKLKEMGLSLGMTGERNDQEL
- the rplQ gene encoding 50S ribosomal protein L17, with the protein product MIKNYNHRKLGRTSAHRKAVLRNLATSLFLYEKIKTTLPKAKELIRYSDRLISYARPNDLNAKKKLAAEIKNEEVRKKISEVLVPRYSKRPGGYARIYKIGTRAGDRAEMAIVKLMS
- a CDS encoding rod shape-determining protein codes for the protein MFNYLFSLFSNDMGIDLGTASVLVYVKGQGIVLREPSVVAIEKGSRRVLAIGTEAKRMIGKTPANIIAVRPLRNGVIADFEVTERMIRYFIKKVHNRRSLLHPRIVIGVPSGITEVERRAVRESAEQAGAREVHLIEEPMAAAIGANIPIQEPEGNMIVDVGGGTTEVAVTSMGGMVVSKSIDVAGDEMDEAVVLYFRRKYNLLIGENTAEEVKIRIGSVFPLPEETSMEVKGRDQVTGLPKTVSITSEEVRAALAEPMRAIIEVIRNALEETPAELSADLVDRGIVLAGGGSLLRGFPELITQETELPANLAEDPLTCVVRGAGKYLEELDHLRTSRKKLID
- the mreC gene encoding rod shape-determining protein MreC; protein product: MQEEYLPSRRSNLIFILLITINLFFLTSHLNVYVKTLKYFLYYIFNPSPSVAEKVVESSGNILKNISEIVNVHQENAVLRKEIEKYTYLEKDFLNISGENERLKKILNLDFPIKYKPIIARVIERESLSWFEWISIDKGYEDGLYSDAPVLAWAEERLVALGRVWEVYSRSAKIILITNVLCSLPVEIKDTKEDGLIDGKNNNILRLNYLLPESFLKPGDEVVTSPISQVFPAGITVGYVKEIFAPVKTSTLKEGTVKPAFISNSLKMVAVLISRQKEKNAQ
- the mreD gene encoding rod shape-determining protein MreD — translated: MRNFIIYLFIYIFATVVQFSWAKYFVIFGLFPNIILLILLFIGLTRGSTAGQLLGFSLGLTWDVLSVDLFGSHAFLCTVVGYLSGKLARKWDESKIATQVIIAGFASVFFWLGIDITRMIFGENAPGIRSDYIVIFQIFYNMLLAPIIFGIAKFIGYYFVNKETFDSFS